One Acropora palmata chromosome 2, jaAcrPala1.3, whole genome shotgun sequence genomic window carries:
- the LOC141874711 gene encoding ciliary microtubule inner protein 2B-like, translating into MGFTELTIPHRASNLPGYRGYCPQLKYDYGHTYGIATDKLTSRYMKNEKLVPTTLPDPKEREPYLPEPTGNNKLTSAMKLYYTGYVPTMRYLFGSRYREATQQAVSNFLKKDDKHRAEQNDLKTSVYSHPKLLPLESYKEPTSYPDVRPKYSKGYIPSEHREFCEPPLIGYTGYVPRRRAHDLGTRYATWAKDGFTESLDMRTKQENLSTQAIDVTRSPPSRINAQITEHGTLYKKMGMKPKYTGYIPQSRFRFGNTYGDTTRSLPICCDASGYSNGNYTTAPVI; encoded by the exons ATGGGTTTCACAGAGTTGACAATCCCACACAGGGCCAGCAACCTGCCTGG ATACCGCGGATACTGTCCTCAACTGAAATATGACTATGGTCATACTTATGGAATTGCAACAGACAAGCTCACTTCA AGGtacatgaaaaatgaaaaactggtTCCGACGACTTTGCCAGatccaaaagaaagagaaccGTATCTTCCAGAGCCGACTGGAAATAACAAACTAACTTCTGCAATGAAACTTTACTATACTG GTTACGTTCCCACCATGCGATATTTGTTTGGATCACGCTATAGAGAAGCCACTCAGCAAGCTGTTAGCAACTTCTTGAAGAAAGATGACAAACACAGAGCAGAACAAAACGATTTGAAGACTTCAGTCTATAGTCATCCCAAACTGTTACCACTAGAGAGCTACAAAGAACCCACTTCGTATCCTGATGTCAGGCCAAAATACAGCAAGGGATACATTCCCA GCGAACACCGTGAATTCTGCGAGCCGCCGCTTATAGGCTACACCGGTTACGTACCACGAAGGCGAGCCCATGACCTGGGTACTAGGTATGCCACCTGGGCGAAAGATGGCTTTACCGAATCCCTTGACATGCGCACGAAACAGGAAAATCTTTCCACCCAAGCCATTGACGTCACAAG GAGCCCCCCTTCAAGAATTAACGCGCAGATAACAGAGCACGGCACACTTTACAAAAAGATGGGAATGAAACCAAAATACACTGGATATATCCCAC AGAGTCGATTCAGGTTTGGAAACACATATGGCGACACGACACGTTCATTACCAATATGCTGTGATGCCTCAGGATACTCCAATGGAAACTATACAACAGCACCTGTTATATAA
- the LOC141874475 gene encoding putative fibroblast growth factor 1: MEVRCRGGFVFSCLCLFIFCTYPTNVRAGIPVNSRSRHSRERLSRLLEDVPKPRGTVDRITMTPTMKMKGRLLSRTGYFLEILLNGTVQATLNNSSIYTVLEIQSYSSKLKRFLGFYSNHFLAYEVKGKRKGKFTGEPMSRSNRQSHNSLFEEHMEENSYTTYRAFAFTNNLNGTGYLAIKENGKFRRVERSKPGMHASQFTFLARHEERQV, from the exons ATGGAAGTGAGGTGTCGTGGAGGCTTCGTG ttttcttgtttgtgtCTATTTATTTTCTGCACATACCCAACCAATGTGCGAGCGGGAATACCAGTGAATTCAAGGTCGAGACATTCTCGTGAGAGGCTTTCGAGATTACTTGAGGATGTTCCTAAACCTCGTGGGACAGTGGATAGAATTACTATGACCCCAaccatgaaaatgaaaggccGACTGCTTTCTAGGACTGGATATTTCTTAGAAATTTTACTAAATGGAACCGTACAAGCAACGTTGAACAATTCTTCTATATACA ctGTTTTAGAAATCCAAAGCTACAGCAGTAAACTGAAGAGGTTTTTAGGTTTTTACAGTAATCATTTCTTGGCTTACGAAGTTAAAGgtaaaaggaaaggaaagttTACTGGAGAG CCTATGAGCCGGAGCAATCGTCAATCTCACAATTCTTTGTTTGAAGAACACATGGAGGAAAATAGTTACACAACTTATAGAGCATTCGCATTTACGAATAATTTGAATGGAACGGGATATCTTGCAATCAAAGAAAACGGAAAGTTCAGAAGAGTTGAACGCTCCAAACCTGGCATGCATGCGTCACAGTTTACCTTCTTGGCACGACATGAGGAAAGACAGGTTTAG
- the LOC141874140 gene encoding uncharacterized protein LOC141874140, whose product MTPGRQNNMAAKLHSERVPSLPKYRVTLALERRKSYDEKLKLIENIDPYNVSNFLFSDSMELWPEIEFPDIANYLIFSTSSYTKEQLKAYKSLDAYNYFVAGWVRCIFVGKATDNIKILIGKVNHSQRMNETPLKPWVAATNEGTVVTAHCNCMAGLGGACSHVGAILFAVEAGVRIKRSTTCTSVPCKWLMPTPVIAVSYQELRDIDFTSSKTKKRKLDSKISGLSSDTSKQNSSPAQSDAAKNVFVPSQTDIKKFFESLNASKTHPAILSLIPPYNMKYCPKADSTELPKPLTRLYDSELCKLDFEDLLEKSNRVFEAMNISIEQAKAIEEATRNQSKSSLWFDMRAGRITASKFHQACHTDPASPSISLIKDVCYGSKFSSKATAWGNTHEKHALDRYRQVMQDEHKDFGIKDSGFVINPEHPHLGASPDAISYCSCHGTGCVEIKCPYKAQDSTITEAVGFLEKTANGCLQLDRKHLYYAQVQLQLSSTKLDFVDFVV is encoded by the exons ATGACACCGGGCAGGCAaaacaatatggccgccaaaCTACACAGTGAACGCGTACCGTCTCTCCCAAAATATCGTGTAACCCTAGCCTTAGAACGACGTAAAAGTTACGATGAAAAGCTTAAATTGATCGAAAACATTGATCCCTACAACGTCAGCAACTTCTTATTCTCGGATTCGATGGAATTATGGcctgaaattgaatttcccGACATCGCAAACTACCTGATCTTCTCCACGAGTAGCTACACCAAAGAGCAACTCAAGGCTTATAAAAGCCTAGATGCCTACAACTATTTTGTAGCTGGCTGGGTCAGATGCATCTTTGTTGGAAAAGCTACAGATAACATCAAGATTCTCATCGGAaag GTTAACCACTCTCAGCGAATGAATGAGACACCTTTAAAGCCTTGGGTTGCAGCTACAAATGAAGGCACAGTCGTAACAGCGCATTGTAACTGTATGGCAGGACTAGGAGGAGCTTGCTCTCATGTTGGAGCAATTCTTTTCGCTGTAGAAGCTGGTGTTAGGATAAAGCGTTCTACGACATGCACGTCGGTTCCATGCAAGTGGTTAATGCCAACTCCTGTGATCGCTGTTTCTTATCAGGAGCTTAGAGACATCGATTTTACTTCGTCCAAgactaagaaaagaaaattggactCGAAGATATCTGGTCTCTCTTCTGATACCTCCAAACAGAACTCCAGCCCGGCACAATCTGATGCTGCCAAGAATGTCTTTGTGCCGTCACAAACTGATATCAAGAAGTTCTTTGAGTCCCTGAATGCCTCAAAGACTCATCCTGCAATCTTGTCCCTTATTCCTCCATACAACATGAAGTACTGTCCAAAAGCAGACAGCACAGAACTGCCAAAGCCACTTACTAGGCTGTATGACAGTGAGCTTTGCAAACTTGATTTTGAAGATCTGCTAGAGAAGTCAAACCGAGTTTTTGAGGCCATGAACATTTCAATCGAACAAGCAAAGGCCATCGAGGAGGCTACAAGGAACCAGAGTAAGTCCTCTCTCTGGTTTGACATGAGGGCTGGGAGGATCACAGCAAGCAAGTTTCACCAAGCTTGTCACACAGACCCTGCATCACCATCAATTAGCCTCATAAAGGATGTTTGCTATGGCTCAAAATTCTCATCCAAGGCAACTGCCTGGGGGAACACACATGAGAAACATGCTCTAGACAGATACAGACAG gTCATGCAAGATGAACACAAGGATTTCGGGATCAAGGACTCCGGTTTTGTGATTAACCCTGAACACCCACATCTTGGTGCTAGTCCTGATGCCATATCCTACTGCAGTTGCCATGGTACTGGGTGTGTGGAAATCAAGTGTCCCTACAAAGCACAAGACTCCACTATTACAGAAGCAGTAGGGTTCCTGGAAAAGACCGCAAATGGATGCTTACAGCTAGATAGAAAGCATCTTTATTATGCTCAAGTTCAGCTACAGCTTTCTTCTACAAAACTAgactttgttgattttgttgtatAG